The following are from one region of the Aspergillus luchuensis IFO 4308 DNA, chromosome 4, nearly complete sequence genome:
- a CDS encoding putative dihydroxyacetone kinase (DakA) (COG:G;~EggNog:ENOG410PGQZ;~InterPro:IPR004006,IPR004007,IPR012734,IPR036117;~PFAM:PF02734,PF02733;~go_function: GO:0004371 - glycerone kinase activity [Evidence IEA];~go_function: GO:0005524 - ATP binding [Evidence IEA];~go_process: GO:0006071 - glycerol metabolic process [Evidence IEA]) — protein sequence MKSDLLHKFHWIRHCPIHTLTRPSAKHFFSDPTHLVQTALNSLTLTNPSLAYDPENKIIFRRPDTTKSKVAIVSGGGSGHEPAFAGYVGKGFLDASAAGTIFASPSAEQIRKAVMDCVDNEKGVLIIPMNYTGDVLNFGMATEKARAAGIKTEFFAINDDVGVGKKKGGKVGRRGISGGILVLKIVSALAEAGGSLEDVYRTAQLANKNLVSVGSSLEHVHVPGRAPPTETIPDGEVEVGMGIHNEPGSHREKFELTELVATMLLQLLDHNDPDRAWITRKPDDEFVLLINNLGGVSALELSGITDEVYRQLNRDYNVRPIRVIQGTFLTSLNGLGFSISLMKLVDTGLGEGKSFLELLDAPAEAVGWSAPIRPETWEHRSDAPVELKRTKLPEDQPSNVKLDVDSLKKVLGSALKRVIAAEPEVTRFDTIVGDGDCGVGLKRGAEAVLKLIEDPSSPLTDDVVNAVNRIVSIVENVMDGTSGAIYAIFLNALAHGLREQDRGTTTPATVDVWAAALSYSLTALSRYTPAQPGDRTLLDALVPFCTQLQKAKDVHVAAKAAQEGTDSTKNMKASLGRSVYVGGEEEWVGKIPDPGAYGLSVFLNGLSEAL from the exons ATGAAGTCAGATCTTCTCCACAAATTTCACTGGATCAGACACTGTCCGATACATACGCTAACGCGGCCATCAGCCAAGCACTTCTTCTCGGACCCTACCCATCTGGTCCAGACCGCCCTGAACTCCTTGACCCTCACAAACCCTTCTCTTGCCTATGACCCTGAAAACAAAATCATTTTCCGTCGTCCGGATACGACGAAGTCCAAGGTCGCGATTGTTTCTGGAGGAGGCTCCGGCCATGAGCCCGCCTTTGCCGGCTATGTTGGCAAGGGCTTCCTAGATGCCTCGGCCGCCGGTACCATTTTCGCTTCTCCCTCCGCAGAGCAAATTCGCAAGGCTGTCATGGACTGCGTCGACAACGAGAAGggtgtcctcatcatccccatgaaCTACACCGGCGATGTCCTCAACTTCGGTATGGCTACGGAGAAGGCCCGCGCCGCGGGGATCAAGACCGAATTCTTCGCCATCAACGACGATGTTGGTGTCGGTAAGAAGAAGGGCGGCAAGGTCGGCCGTCGCGGTATTAGTGGTGGTATCCTCGTCTTGAAGATCGTCAGCGCGCTGGCCGAAGCTGG TGGATCTCTTGAGGATGTCTACCGCACCGCTCAGTTGGCAAACAAGAACCTCGTCTCAGTTGGCTCTTCCCTGGAGCATGTCCACGTCCCTGGCAGAGCCCCACCGACGGAGACCATCCCCGATGGTGAGGTCGAGGTCGGAATGGGCATCCACAATGAGCCAGGATCTCACCGGGAGAAGTTCGAGCTGACCGAACTGGTCGCTACCATGCTCCTTCAGCTCTTGGACCACAACGATCCCGACCGCGCCTGGATCACTCGCAAGCCCGATGATGAGTTTGTGCTGCTGATCAACAACTTGGGTGGTGTGAGCGCTCTCGAACTGTCGGGTATCACCGATGAGGTGTACCGTCAGTTGAACAGAGACTACAACGTTCGGCCCATTCGGGTGATCCAGGGAACCTTCCTCACCAGTCTGAACGGCCTGGGCTTTAGCATCTCCCTGATGAAGCTCGTGGACACTGGACTGGGCGAGGGCAAGTCCTTCCTCGAACTCCTTGATGCCCCCGCTGAGGCGGTTGGCTGGTCTGCTCCCATCCGTCCTGAGACCTGGGAGCACCGCTCTGATGCTCCTGTTGAGCTGAAGAGGACCAAGTTGCCCGAGGATCAGCCCAGCAACGTCAAGC TGGATGTTGATTCCCTCAAGAAGGTTCTGGGCAGTGCACTCAAGCGTGTCATTGCTGCTGAGCCTGAAGTCACCCGCTTCGACACCATCGTCGGAGACGGAGACTGCGGCGTGGGCTTGAAGCGTGGTGCCGAGGCCGTCCTTAAGCTCATCGAAGACCCCTCGTCCCCGCTCACCGACGACGTCGTGAACGCGGTGAACCGCATCGTCAGCATCGTCGAGAACGTCATGGACGGAACCTCCGGAGCCATCTACGCCATCTTCCTGAACGCCCTGGCTCACGGTCTCCGCGAGCAAGACCgaggcaccaccacccccgccaCGGTGGATGTCTGGGCTGCTGCACTTTCCTACTCCCTCACCGCACTCTCCCGGTACACCCCCGCCCAGCCCGGTGACCGTACCCTCTTGGACGCCCTTGTCCCCTTCTGCACGCAGCTCCAAAAGGCCAAGGACGTGCACGTTGCCGCCAAAGCAGCACAGGAAGGCACCGACTCCACCAAGAACATGAAGGCCAGTCTAGGACGATCCGTCTACGTcggcggcgaagaggaaTGGGTGGGCAAGATCCCCGACCCCGGTGCTTACGGACTCAGCGTCTTCCTCAACGGTCTATCCGAGGCGTTGtag